A window of Deltaproteobacteria bacterium genomic DNA:
GTGCACAGTCGCAGGGGGATGTATTTCGATCTTTCTTTTTGCAACAATACTTCCTACAAAACTCCCACTTATAAGAACCGTATCAATTTCAATTTTGCCTTCTATTTCTGCAGAATCTCCAATAATGAGAGTCCCTTCCGAAAAAATTTCTCCACGAAATTTTCCGTTAATTTGCACGCTTCCCTCAAATGTGAGTTTTCCTTCAAACTGGCACCCACGATCAAGCAGAGTTGCTGGAGACTGATCAATAACCCTCAGCGCTCTATCTTTATCTCCAAACATAAAAACCTCCAGATTATAAGTTGTTGAAATTATTAAATATTTTTATTCAGCCCCAATATAAGATTAAAAATCCGATCTAAGTCTTCCACATTATAATAATCGACAATGATTTTACCTTTCTTCCCTTGTGTTTTAATTTTAACCTTTGTTCCAAAGACCTTTGCAACCTCTGTTTCAATGAAATTGAACTGAGGATCCTTCCGTTTTATAACGACGCCTTCTTCGAGTTTTATTCCCTCTTTAAGCTTACGAACCCACTCTTCCACTTCTCTGACTGACATGCCTTGTTCAGAAATTTTTCTGGCAATTCGAAGCTGCACTTCAATATCCTCGATAGCCAACAAAGATCTTGCATGCCCCATGGAAAGCTTACTTTCTATAATCATCCCCCGAATTTCCTCTGGAAGTCCTAATAATCGTATCGAATTCGCAACGCTAGATCGTTCCTTTCCAACTTTTTTTGCACATATTTCTTGCGTATAGTGATAGCGGTCCATAAGTTGTTTAAAAGCCAACGCCTCTTCAATTGGGTTTAAATCCTGCCGTTGTATATTCTCAATGAGAGCAAGCTCTAAACTCTCACTTACTTCACGATCTATGACGACAACTGGTACTGTGCTAAGACCCACCAATTTTGAAGCTCGAAAACGTCTTTCTCCAGCAACCAGTTCAAATTGACCATTTTCCAAACGACGTACTATCAGCGGTTGTAAAACCCCTTTTTCCTGAATAGATTGGGACAACTCCTCTAACGTCTCCTTGTTAAAAAGCTTCCTAGGCTGATCCCTATTAGGAACTATTTTGTCAACCGCACATTCAAAATATTTGTTAAAATCTGAGCGGGAAGATAAAATAGAATTCGGGATGTTACTAGATTCCAAAGAGGACGGAATTAAAGAAGCCAACCCGCGTCCCAATGCTTTTTGCTGAAGCATAAGCCCTCCTAGCTTGCCAACACACTATGTTCATTAATAATTTCATTATTAACATTTATTT
This region includes:
- a CDS encoding polymer-forming cytoskeletal protein — protein: MFGDKDRALRVIDQSPATLLDRGCQFEGKLTFEGSVQINGKFRGEIFSEGTLIIGDSAEIEGKIEIDTVLISGSFVGSIVAKRKIEIHPPATVHGDIITPALVVQEGAVYEGNCSMGKHGAFFIENNASVYEINPK
- a CDS encoding ParB/RepB/Spo0J family partition protein; this translates as MLQQKALGRGLASLIPSSLESSNIPNSILSSRSDFNKYFECAVDKIVPNRDQPRKLFNKETLEELSQSIQEKGVLQPLIVRRLENGQFELVAGERRFRASKLVGLSTVPVVVIDREVSESLELALIENIQRQDLNPIEEALAFKQLMDRYHYTQEICAKKVGKERSSVANSIRLLGLPEEIRGMIIESKLSMGHARSLLAIEDIEVQLRIARKISEQGMSVREVEEWVRKLKEGIKLEEGVVIKRKDPQFNFIETEVAKVFGTKVKIKTQGKKGKIIVDYYNVEDLDRIFNLILGLNKNI